Proteins encoded in a region of the Cyclopterus lumpus isolate fCycLum1 chromosome 23, fCycLum1.pri, whole genome shotgun sequence genome:
- the lmo3 gene encoding LIM domain only protein 3, whose product MQKREKSFGIQMLSVQPDTKPKGCAGCNRKIKDRYLLKALDKYWHEDCLKCACCDCRLGEVGSTLYTKANLILCRRDYLRLFGVTGNCAACSKLIPAFEMVMRAKENVYHLDCFACQLCNQRFCVGDKFFLKNNMILCQTDYEEGLMKEGYAPQVR is encoded by the exons GTATACAAATGCTCTCCGTCCAGCCGGACACCAAGCCAAAAGGCTGTGCCGGCTGCAACCGGAAGATCAAGGACCGCTACCTGCTGAAGGCCCTCGATAAGTACTGGCACGAGGACTGCCTCAAGTGTGCCTGCTGCGACTGCAGGCTGGGCGAGGTGGGCTCCACGCTCTACACCAAAGCCAACCTCATCCTGTGCCGGAGAGACTACCTACG GTTGTTTGGCGTTACGGGGAACTGCGCGGCCTGCAGCAAGCTCATTCCAGCCTTTGAGATGGTCATGAGGGCCAAAGAGAACGTCTACCACCTGGACTGCTTCGCGTGCCAGCTCTGCAATCAGAG GTTTTGTGTGGGAGACAAGTTCTTCCTGAAGAACAACATGATTCTGTGCCAGACAGACTACGAGGAGGGGCTGATGAAGGAGGGCTATGCTCCCCAGGTCCGCTGA